Within Cellulophaga sp. L1A9, the genomic segment AGGAGAATCTAATGCACTTTCTTCAAGTGTAATTTGATTATAATCTTGCGTATTCATAAAATGATACGTTTGCCCTTCAGGGTATAAATATTGATACGAACGCGTTTCAACACGAACATCTTCAATTTTACTACCTCCAGAAAATGTATTATCTAAAACTTTACCTGAGGTAACACTTTTTAATTTTGTACGAACAAATGCCGGACCTTTTCCTGGCTTTACATGTAAAAACTCAATAATTTTGAAAATATCGTTATTGTAACGAATACAAAGTCCTTTTCTAATATCTGATGTTGATGCCATAATTATAGTACTAATTGTTGGTGTATGATTCGTAGTTAATCAACTAAAATATCATCACTAACGTTTAAATTTACTTTTATAAATTGGAAGTTAGGTTAATTATTACTAAAATAACCTTTCATTATTCCACGTTGAGAATCTCTAATAAACTGAAGAATTTCATCACGCTCTGGAGTCGCTTCCATTTCCGCTTCAATAATTTGAACTGCTTGAGAATTATTATAGTTTTTCTGGTATAAAATTCTATAGATATTTTGTACCTCTCTAATTTTTTCAGAAGGAATTCCTCTTCTTCTTAATCCAACAGAGTTTATACCTACATATGAAAGTGGCTCACGTGCTGCTTTTACATATGGAGGAACATCTTTACGAACTAAAGACCCACCTGTAACAAAAGCATGTTGCCCAATAGATACAAATTGATGTACTGCTACCAAGCCTGCTAAAATAACATTATCGCCAATCGTTACATGACCCGCCAACGTAGAGTTATTTGAAAAGATACAATTATCTCCAACCAAACAATCGTGGGCAACATGGCAATACGCCATGATCAGACAGTTTTTTCCAATAACCGTTTTCATACGGTCAGAAGTTCCTTTATGAATGGTTGCACATTCTCTAATAGTTGTGTTATCTCCTATGATAACAGTAGTTTCTTCTCCTTGATATTTTAAATCTTGAGGTGGTGCGGAAATTACAGCACCAGGAAAAATATTACAATTTTTTCCGATTCTTGCACCTTCCATAATAGTAACATTTGAACCTATCCAAGTACCATCTCCAATAATTACATTATTGTGTATCGTTGTAAAGGGTTCTACTACTACGTTTTTAGCTATTTTTGCTCCTGGATGAATATATGCCAGTGGTTGATTCATTCTATTTCTTTTTAGCTATTTGCGCCATTAATTCTGCTTCACATACCAACTTATTATTTGCATAAGCATACGCTTGCATGTGACATATACCTCTTCTTATTGGCGTAATAAGGCTACAGTGAAATGTTAATGTATCACCTGGAAGTACTTTTTGTTTGAATTTAACATTATCCATCTTCATGAAAAAAGTTAAATAATTTTCTGGATCCGGAACTGTGCTTAACACTAAGATACCTCCTGTTTGAGCCATAGCTTCTACTTGTAATACACCAGGCATTACGGGAGCTCCTGGAAAATGTCCCATAAAGAAATTTTCATTCATGGTTACATTTTTCATAC encodes:
- the efp gene encoding elongation factor P — translated: MASTSDIRKGLCIRYNNDIFKIIEFLHVKPGKGPAFVRTKLKSVTSGKVLDNTFSGGSKIEDVRVETRSYQYLYPEGQTYHFMNTQDYNQITLEESALDSPGLLKEGEIVTILFNTEDSMPLSVDMPASVVLEVTYTEPGVKGNTATNATKPAKVETGAEVNVPLFINEGDKIKVDTTSGSYMERVKE
- the lpxA gene encoding acyl-ACP--UDP-N-acetylglucosamine O-acyltransferase, translated to MNQPLAYIHPGAKIAKNVVVEPFTTIHNNVIIGDGTWIGSNVTIMEGARIGKNCNIFPGAVISAPPQDLKYQGEETTVIIGDNTTIRECATIHKGTSDRMKTVIGKNCLIMAYCHVAHDCLVGDNCIFSNNSTLAGHVTIGDNVILAGLVAVHQFVSIGQHAFVTGGSLVRKDVPPYVKAAREPLSYVGINSVGLRRRGIPSEKIREVQNIYRILYQKNYNNSQAVQIIEAEMEATPERDEILQFIRDSQRGIMKGYFSNN